The Collimonas sp. PA-H2 genome contains a region encoding:
- a CDS encoding alginate lyase family protein, with protein MKTPSVKYLTISAAFSLANAVALSSGSWAAVQANADDNAAQKTQLNPAAASTASAAAFKHPGVLVDLARLNYIKNQINAGAEPFASAYDAAKNTTQGSLSYRVQGPPASHVIECGSGSVPDHGCSTEDSDAAAAYTQALLWFISGNATYAKNAIAIMNTYARNLSGGHTGSNAPLQSAWTAEKWPAAAEIIRYTYSDWAPADVAAFQKMLSTQYLPYINNNQGAGKNGNWELSMIDGMLGIAVFTEDKALFSSAVSLWKKWVPAYFYNQAQDGSAPVKFSGSPSNWNGQTAFNAATSGVSQETCRDTQHVQLGMAATFNGAETAYIQGTDLYTPMQARLTTTLEYHARMLQGVRNTSQTDSVPIPAGFPGLCNGSYIPVLKGTMERGYNAYHNRLGVSLPQTLKHLVNDVRPAASPDDLHDVILETLTHGGSPAK; from the coding sequence TTGAAAACTCCCTCCGTCAAATATCTCACCATCAGCGCCGCCTTTTCCCTCGCCAATGCGGTAGCCCTGAGCAGCGGTAGCTGGGCGGCAGTGCAGGCAAACGCCGATGACAACGCCGCGCAAAAAACGCAGCTGAATCCAGCAGCGGCAAGCACAGCCAGTGCGGCCGCCTTCAAGCATCCCGGCGTGCTGGTCGACCTTGCGCGCCTGAACTACATCAAGAACCAGATTAATGCCGGCGCCGAGCCCTTTGCCTCGGCCTATGACGCGGCCAAAAACACGACGCAAGGATCGCTCAGCTACCGGGTGCAAGGACCGCCCGCCAGCCACGTGATCGAATGCGGCTCCGGCTCGGTGCCGGATCATGGCTGTTCGACCGAAGACAGCGACGCCGCTGCCGCCTATACCCAGGCGCTGCTGTGGTTCATCTCTGGCAATGCCACCTACGCCAAGAATGCGATCGCCATCATGAACACCTATGCGCGCAACCTGAGCGGCGGGCATACCGGTTCCAACGCTCCCCTGCAGTCGGCATGGACAGCAGAAAAATGGCCGGCAGCGGCGGAAATCATCCGCTACACCTATAGCGACTGGGCGCCGGCCGACGTCGCCGCCTTTCAAAAAATGCTGTCGACCCAGTACCTGCCCTACATCAATAACAACCAGGGCGCCGGCAAGAACGGCAACTGGGAACTGAGCATGATCGACGGCATGCTCGGCATCGCCGTATTCACCGAAGACAAGGCATTGTTTTCCTCGGCAGTCAGCTTATGGAAGAAATGGGTGCCTGCTTATTTCTACAACCAGGCGCAAGACGGCAGCGCGCCGGTAAAATTCAGCGGCAGCCCGAGCAACTGGAACGGACAAACTGCCTTCAACGCAGCCACCAGCGGTGTATCGCAAGAGACCTGCCGCGACACCCAGCATGTGCAGCTCGGCATGGCGGCCACCTTCAATGGCGCCGAGACCGCCTATATCCAGGGCACCGATCTGTACACGCCGATGCAGGCGCGCCTGACCACGACGCTGGAATACCATGCACGCATGCTGCAAGGCGTGCGCAACACCTCGCAGACCGACAGCGTCCCCATCCCCGCCGGCTTCCCCGGCCTGTGCAACGGCAGCTATATCCCGGTACTGAAAGGCACCATGGAACGGGGCTATAACGCCTATCACAACCGCCTCGGCGTTTCATTGCCGCAGACATTGAAACACCTGGTCAACGATGTCAGGCCGGCAGCCAGTCCTGACGATTTGCACGACGTCATCCTGGAAACCCTGACGCATGGCGGCAGCCCCGCGAAATAA
- a CDS encoding glycosyl hydrolase family 18 protein, producing MKLNMIKGLAICLSYTALAAHGAGLQASASGSAGTAQAGQNVAPTASCQYSSWTAGVNYAIGAIVQYPANGLLYKEVNAGSNGSDGTDPTISTWYWQPTTCSGSPTPAPATGLIYSPYFYSGDTSGDQLNTAVTGSSQPLLKAMPAKLTAVTWAFATGSCGSENWNGVSAAAFAKANVASFVSAGKKYIVSTGGAGANFTCASDANFAKFIKTYYSANLLGIDFDIENTQTQSDINNLVARVAAAQAAYPNLRYSFTLATDGGNESQSLGDMGVKVMTAIQNYGLKNYTVNLMTMDFANSGQENSALCTLNSSGKCDMGKSTISAAESLHNHWKVPYSQIEVTPMIGGNDSIAETFTLADAVTVSNYALSKKLGGVHFWAFARDRDCAPATSDNNSSDTCNNYGKAGTLGYTNKFLSALGF from the coding sequence TTGAAACTGAACATGATAAAAGGCTTGGCAATCTGTCTTTCATACACCGCGCTGGCGGCGCATGGCGCCGGACTGCAGGCTTCTGCCAGCGGCAGTGCAGGCACCGCCCAAGCCGGGCAGAATGTGGCGCCGACAGCCAGTTGCCAGTACAGCAGCTGGACCGCTGGCGTCAATTACGCGATAGGCGCCATCGTCCAGTATCCCGCCAACGGCTTGCTCTACAAAGAGGTTAACGCCGGCAGCAACGGCAGCGACGGCACCGATCCGACCATCAGCACCTGGTACTGGCAGCCGACCACCTGCAGCGGTTCGCCGACGCCAGCGCCTGCAACTGGCCTGATCTACAGCCCCTATTTTTACTCCGGCGACACCAGCGGTGACCAGCTCAATACGGCCGTCACCGGCAGTTCGCAACCCTTGCTCAAGGCCATGCCCGCCAAGCTGACAGCGGTGACCTGGGCGTTCGCCACCGGTAGCTGCGGCAGCGAAAACTGGAATGGCGTATCGGCTGCGGCGTTTGCCAAGGCCAACGTGGCCAGCTTTGTCAGCGCCGGCAAGAAATACATCGTCTCGACCGGCGGCGCCGGCGCCAATTTCACCTGCGCCTCGGACGCCAATTTCGCCAAATTCATCAAGACCTACTACAGCGCAAACCTGCTCGGTATCGACTTCGATATCGAGAACACCCAGACCCAGAGCGACATCAACAACCTGGTCGCGCGGGTGGCTGCGGCGCAGGCGGCCTATCCCAACCTGCGCTACAGCTTCACGCTGGCGACCGACGGCGGCAATGAAAGCCAGAGCCTGGGCGACATGGGCGTGAAGGTGATGACGGCGATCCAGAATTACGGCCTGAAGAATTACACGGTCAACCTGATGACCATGGATTTCGCCAATTCCGGACAGGAAAATTCCGCGCTGTGCACGCTTAACAGCAGCGGCAAATGCGATATGGGCAAGTCAACCATCAGCGCTGCCGAAAGCTTGCACAATCACTGGAAAGTGCCGTACAGCCAGATCGAGGTCACGCCTATGATAGGCGGCAACGACAGCATAGCCGAAACCTTCACCCTGGCCGATGCCGTCACCGTCTCCAACTATGCCTTGTCGAAGAAACTGGGCGGCGTGCATTTCTGGGCTTTCGCGCGCGACCGCGACTGCGCTCCGGCGACATCGGACAACAACTCCTCCGACACCTGCAATAACTACGGCAAGGCAGGAACCCTGGGCTACACCAACAAATTCCTCTCCGCGCTCGGCTTCTAG
- a CDS encoding RHS repeat protein, whose translation MYDEQGHLIGEYDANQQAIEETVYLEGLPVAVLKQTATGAGASQATVTNVYYVYADHINTSRVITQTAGNQMVWRWDNTDPFGLQPQDENPSSLGAFTCNQRFPGQLCDKETNNFYNINRDYDPQQGR comes from the coding sequence GTGTATGACGAACAGGGGCATTTGATTGGTGAGTACGACGCTAATCAGCAAGCCATTGAAGAGACGGTATATCTGGAAGGTTTGCCGGTAGCTGTATTAAAACAAACGGCCACGGGTGCAGGAGCAAGCCAAGCCACCGTGACCAACGTTTATTACGTCTATGCAGACCACATCAACACGTCGCGGGTGATCACACAGACGGCAGGCAACCAGATGGTATGGCGCTGGGATAATACAGATCCATTTGGACTTCAACCACAGGATGAGAACCCGAGCAGCCTGGGAGCCTTCACGTGCAACCAGCGTTTCCCGGGGCAGCTGTGTGACAAAGAGACCAACAATTTCTACAATATCAATCGGGACTATGATCCGCAGCAGGGACGATAA
- a CDS encoding oxidoreductase — MSNSKVVVITGVSSGIGRAAAVKFAKRGCRVFGTVRNATKTQSISGVVLVEMDVRDDASVQRGIQTIIAQAGRIDVLVNSAGVTLHGSTEETSIAEAQSLFDTNVFGILRTTQAVLPHMRAQRSGRIVNISSVLGFLPAPYMGLYSASKHAVEGMSETLDHEVRKFGVRVVLVAPSYTKTSLDINAPQAASKIPAYDDERDGVFRAIEKNVKAAPEPDGVATTIIDAALGAWKMRRTPKGQASLLSKLRRFMPAGPVDASLRKTFGLA; from the coding sequence ATGTCGAATTCTAAAGTCGTCGTTATTACCGGTGTGTCATCAGGCATCGGGCGTGCCGCCGCGGTGAAATTTGCCAAGCGTGGTTGTCGAGTATTCGGCACCGTACGCAATGCTACAAAAACACAGTCAATATCTGGTGTTGTGCTGGTCGAGATGGATGTCCGCGACGACGCTTCAGTTCAGCGTGGAATCCAGACCATCATCGCTCAGGCCGGGCGCATCGATGTACTTGTCAATAGTGCAGGCGTGACCCTGCACGGCTCGACGGAAGAAACGTCGATTGCCGAGGCTCAGTCGCTGTTCGATACCAACGTTTTTGGCATCTTGCGCACAACACAAGCGGTACTGCCGCACATGCGCGCGCAGCGTTCGGGAAGAATCGTCAACATCAGCTCAGTGCTGGGCTTCCTTCCGGCTCCATACATGGGGCTCTATTCAGCATCCAAGCATGCCGTTGAGGGGATGTCCGAGACTTTGGATCATGAGGTGCGCAAGTTCGGAGTCCGCGTGGTGCTTGTTGCGCCTTCCTACACCAAGACCAGTCTGGATATCAACGCGCCCCAGGCGGCGTCCAAAATCCCGGCCTATGACGATGAGCGCGACGGCGTGTTCCGCGCAATTGAAAAAAATGTTAAAGCCGCACCGGAACCCGATGGTGTCGCAACCACGATTATCGATGCCGCTTTGGGTGCATGGAAAATGCGGCGTACCCCCAAAGGCCAGGCCTCTCTTCTGAGCAAACTGCGCCGTTTCATGCCTGCTGGCCCCGTCGATGCAAGCCTGAGGAAAACATTTGGACTTGCCTGA